The following are from one region of the Sandaracinus amylolyticus genome:
- the hflX gene encoding GTPase HflX, which translates to MHRAIEEPTRRRPRARARRCVVSPSVVSTRVPGRPPRPRALARRKETSMTRPRSSSSSDRSSDLAILLAPSGEASCSELQRLLAGLGVRVAHTIPLSRMLGEGKRAEVRAKIDALARGPDEHVLVVVDRALDPGAQRELEVALDVEVLDRTAVVLRVFEQRARTRLAQLEVELARLAYEIPRVRDDGARRDREGGGGGRGARGHTEVELRKQQLRERSARLEREVERLRASRATQAAARRDVPRVALVGYTNAGKSSLLRALTGSDVLVEDALFATLDTTVRALAPATTPRVLVSDTVGFMRSLPHALVASFHTTLDEARDTDLLLLVVDASEPEHHEQLRVTREVLTAIGATSPTRIVLSKIDRVDPERRASLLAEHPGAIAISAHDPTEVRRLRDAIVAFFAKDEEHDVLVVPFTEGRLIADIRAAARILSEHHDESGAVLAIRARPEALDRWRAALPPLPSITSAAELVAAAARYGLRVTPERDVLDASGLDFLVVHARDDAGAPWIVRTPRRADVIASAQREARVLRLVAPSLAVAVPDWRVHARDVIAYPRLEGTPGWRFDDTGALRWAFDPSAPPDAFLDTYAHLLASLQAIPLDRLHDAGVRVESVGDARTELARAMRDTRDALAPSDAVWVRWQRWIDDDASWPTHVALAHADLHPGHLLLDGQARITGVLDWTEARATDPSIDLAMLFGCYGRSALESVVDRFARAGGVTWPAIVSHTIERWAANAALIAEWALRTGDDAVLAHARHHLATITAST; encoded by the coding sequence GTGCATCGCGCAATCGAGGAGCCAACACGTCGCAGACCCCGCGCTCGCGCGAGGCGGTGCGTCGTGTCCCCGAGCGTCGTGTCCACCCGCGTCCCGGGTCGTCCCCCGCGTCCGCGCGCGCTCGCGCGGCGAAAGGAGACCTCGATGACCCGTCCCCGAAGCTCTTCGTCGTCCGATCGATCGTCCGACCTCGCCATCCTGCTCGCGCCGAGCGGCGAGGCTTCGTGCTCCGAGCTCCAGCGCCTGCTCGCCGGGCTCGGCGTTCGCGTCGCTCACACCATCCCGCTCTCGCGCATGCTCGGCGAAGGCAAGCGCGCCGAGGTGCGCGCGAAGATCGACGCGCTCGCGCGCGGCCCCGACGAGCACGTCCTCGTCGTCGTCGATCGCGCGCTCGATCCCGGCGCCCAGCGCGAGCTCGAGGTCGCGCTCGACGTCGAGGTGCTCGACCGCACCGCGGTCGTGCTCCGCGTGTTCGAGCAGCGCGCCCGCACCCGGCTCGCGCAGCTCGAGGTCGAGCTCGCGCGCCTCGCGTACGAGATCCCGCGCGTGCGCGACGACGGCGCACGACGTGATCGCGAAGGCGGCGGTGGGGGTCGCGGCGCGCGCGGCCACACCGAGGTCGAGCTGCGCAAGCAGCAGCTGCGCGAGCGCAGCGCGCGCCTCGAGCGCGAGGTCGAGCGACTGCGCGCCTCCCGCGCGACCCAGGCCGCGGCGCGCCGTGACGTCCCGCGCGTCGCGCTGGTCGGCTACACGAACGCCGGCAAGTCGTCGCTGCTGCGCGCGCTGACCGGCAGCGACGTGCTCGTCGAGGACGCGCTCTTCGCCACGCTCGACACCACCGTGCGCGCGCTCGCGCCTGCGACGACGCCGCGCGTCCTCGTCTCCGACACGGTCGGCTTCATGCGGAGCCTCCCGCATGCGCTGGTCGCGTCGTTCCACACGACGCTCGACGAAGCGCGCGACACGGATCTGCTGCTCCTCGTCGTCGACGCGTCGGAACCCGAGCATCACGAGCAGCTGCGTGTCACGCGCGAGGTGCTCACCGCGATCGGCGCGACGTCGCCGACACGGATCGTGCTGAGCAAGATCGATCGTGTCGATCCCGAGCGCCGCGCGTCGCTCCTCGCCGAGCATCCCGGGGCGATCGCGATCAGCGCGCACGATCCCACCGAGGTGCGCCGCCTGCGCGACGCGATCGTCGCGTTCTTCGCGAAGGACGAGGAGCACGACGTGCTCGTCGTGCCGTTCACCGAGGGTCGACTGATCGCCGACATCCGTGCCGCGGCGCGGATCCTCTCCGAGCATCACGACGAGTCGGGCGCGGTGCTCGCGATCCGCGCACGGCCCGAGGCGCTCGATCGATGGCGCGCCGCGCTGCCTCCGCTGCCGTCGATCACGAGCGCCGCGGAGCTCGTCGCCGCAGCTGCGCGCTACGGGCTCCGGGTCACGCCCGAGCGCGACGTGCTCGACGCGAGCGGCCTCGACTTCCTCGTGGTCCACGCGCGCGACGACGCCGGCGCGCCGTGGATCGTCCGCACCCCGCGCCGGGCGGACGTGATCGCGTCCGCGCAGCGCGAGGCGCGGGTGCTGCGGCTCGTCGCGCCGTCGCTCGCGGTGGCGGTTCCCGACTGGCGCGTCCACGCACGCGATGTGATCGCGTACCCGCGCCTCGAGGGCACGCCGGGCTGGCGCTTCGACGACACCGGAGCGCTGCGGTGGGCGTTCGATCCGAGCGCACCGCCCGATGCGTTCCTCGACACCTACGCGCACCTGCTCGCGTCGCTGCAGGCGATCCCGCTCGATCGCCTCCACGACGCGGGCGTGCGCGTCGAGTCGGTCGGCGACGCACGCACCGAGCTCGCCCGCGCGATGCGCGACACGCGCGACGCGCTGGCGCCGTCCGACGCGGTGTGGGTGCGATGGCAGCGGTGGATCGACGACGACGCGTCGTGGCCCACCCACGTCGCGCTCGCGCACGCCGACCTCCACCCCGGCCACCTGCTCCTCGACGGCCAGGCTCGCATCACCGGCGTGCTCGACTGGACGGAGGCGCGCGCGACCGATCCGTCGATCGATCTCGCGATGCTCTTCGGCTGCTACGGGCGCAGCGCGCTCGAGTCGGTCGTCGATCGCTTCGCGCGCGCCGGCGGCGTCACCTGGCCCGCGATCGTCTCGCACACGATCGAGCGCTGGGCCGCGAACGCCGCCTTGATCGCGGAGTGGGCGCTGCGCACCGGCGACGACGCGGTGCTCGCACACGCGCGCCATCACCTCGCGACGATCACCGCATCGACCTGA
- a CDS encoding Kelch repeat-containing protein has product MLHVMAALAAGVVGTLSSGCGSAPPRAEEAQATATPAPGSGGQSATVERVSSAATARVEGDFHAVMPTAVTSFGAASTNGALYVLGGYHGTPHAYVPEDQSGAFWRLDLSRTGATWEALPEIAPAQSIALVAHGARVCRIGGMRAVRENERVRLRSIDEAGCFDPARGSWEALPALPSPRSSHEAAVVGDTLIVAGGWALEGEAPGTFARSWLALDLAHPERGWREAEAPFARRGLGVAALGDRVIVVGGLDEAGEVSSRVDVLDVARGTWSRGPDFPADAFGAAIERAGDRVIASGRDGVVWSWRGGDDAWQRVGTMMFPRFFHQLVARGDDEVIAIGGIRGMVDAPRTAHVESIALTPRTAPRVTVLTIDSPMRTKNRQGLLVHDDALHFFGGNVSLEQHDFEPQHFVAEHHALDLPSLSWTRRADYPYARQTIQTVVASDRGIAIGGFGHEGTTPSTGQARTQAEAFTYSFDEDRWTPWSALPVTRSQFGLVADAEGGLWALGGLDYDPAREGEDAFRHLTEIVRADASTGEWQDAGVAMQGARRAFGGARIGDVMYVVGGMRGEFQLVEDCQALDLRARTWRTIACPRTPRLNPQLVTIGERLYLVGGTSRGEGGLAADRTIEVYDPQRDAWSVLIEDLPIEPKHLRAFELRGRLVLVSTHDAEPVARVAVVTLPE; this is encoded by the coding sequence GTGTTGCACGTGATGGCCGCGCTCGCGGCCGGCGTCGTGGGCACCCTGTCGTCGGGCTGCGGCAGCGCTCCGCCGCGGGCCGAGGAGGCGCAGGCGACCGCGACACCGGCCCCGGGATCGGGCGGGCAGAGCGCGACGGTCGAGCGCGTGTCGAGCGCCGCGACCGCGCGCGTCGAGGGCGACTTCCACGCCGTCATGCCGACCGCGGTGACGAGCTTCGGTGCGGCGTCGACGAACGGCGCGCTCTACGTGCTCGGCGGCTATCACGGCACGCCGCACGCGTACGTGCCCGAGGATCAGTCGGGCGCGTTCTGGCGGCTCGATCTCTCGCGCACCGGCGCGACGTGGGAGGCGCTCCCGGAGATCGCGCCCGCGCAGAGCATCGCGCTCGTCGCGCACGGCGCGCGCGTGTGTCGCATCGGCGGGATGCGCGCGGTGCGCGAGAACGAGCGCGTGCGGCTGCGATCGATCGACGAGGCGGGCTGTTTCGATCCCGCGCGCGGATCGTGGGAGGCGCTGCCCGCGTTGCCCTCGCCGCGCTCGTCGCACGAGGCCGCGGTGGTCGGTGACACGCTGATCGTCGCGGGCGGCTGGGCGCTCGAGGGCGAGGCGCCGGGGACCTTCGCACGCAGCTGGCTCGCGCTCGATCTCGCGCACCCGGAGCGCGGCTGGCGCGAGGCGGAGGCGCCGTTCGCGCGTCGTGGGCTCGGCGTCGCGGCGCTGGGTGATCGTGTGATCGTGGTCGGCGGGCTCGACGAGGCGGGCGAGGTGTCGTCGCGCGTCGACGTGCTCGACGTCGCGCGCGGCACCTGGTCGCGCGGGCCGGACTTCCCGGCGGACGCGTTCGGCGCCGCGATCGAGCGCGCGGGCGATCGTGTGATCGCGAGCGGTCGCGACGGCGTGGTGTGGTCGTGGCGCGGCGGCGACGATGCGTGGCAGCGCGTGGGCACGATGATGTTCCCGCGCTTCTTCCATCAGCTCGTCGCGCGCGGCGACGACGAGGTGATCGCGATCGGCGGGATCCGCGGGATGGTCGACGCGCCGCGCACCGCGCACGTGGAGTCGATCGCGCTCACGCCGCGCACTGCGCCGCGGGTGACGGTGCTGACCATCGACTCGCCGATGCGCACCAAGAACCGCCAGGGGCTCTTGGTGCACGACGACGCGCTCCACTTCTTCGGCGGCAACGTGTCGCTCGAGCAGCACGACTTCGAGCCGCAGCACTTCGTCGCGGAGCACCACGCGCTCGATCTGCCGTCGCTCTCGTGGACGCGCCGCGCCGACTATCCGTACGCGCGGCAGACGATCCAGACCGTGGTGGCGAGCGATCGCGGGATCGCGATCGGTGGGTTCGGGCACGAGGGCACGACGCCGTCGACCGGTCAGGCGCGGACCCAGGCGGAGGCGTTCACGTACTCGTTCGACGAGGATCGCTGGACGCCGTGGAGCGCGCTGCCGGTGACGCGATCGCAGTTCGGGCTGGTCGCGGACGCGGAAGGTGGGCTGTGGGCGCTCGGCGGGCTCGACTACGACCCGGCGCGCGAGGGCGAGGACGCGTTCCGGCACCTCACCGAGATCGTGCGCGCCGACGCGAGCACCGGTGAATGGCAGGACGCGGGCGTCGCGATGCAGGGCGCGCGTCGTGCGTTCGGTGGCGCGCGCATCGGCGACGTGATGTACGTGGTCGGCGGGATGCGCGGCGAGTTCCAGCTCGTCGAGGACTGTCAGGCGCTCGATCTGCGCGCGCGCACGTGGCGCACGATCGCGTGCCCGCGCACGCCGCGGCTGAACCCGCAGCTCGTCACGATCGGCGAGCGCTTGTACCTCGTGGGCGGCACGTCGCGCGGCGAGGGCGGGCTCGCGGCGGATCGCACGATCGAGGTGTACGACCCGCAGCGCGATGCGTGGTCGGTGCTGATCGAGGATCTGCCGATCGAGCCGAAGCACCTGCGCGCGTTCGAGCTGCGCGGGCGGCTGGTGCTGGTGTCGACGCACGACGCGGAGCCGGTCGCGCGCGTCGCGGTGGTGACGCTGCCGGAGTGA
- a CDS encoding TonB-dependent receptor plug domain-containing protein: MSATRTEVAQDDSPVRVEVIDRATIERSGARDLGELLEEQPGLLVTRSFRGDAIQMQGLDPEHVLVLVDGERVPGRVGGAIDLGRYTLEDIERVEIVRGGSSALYGSDAIAGVVHVITRRTRDDVELDASASGGGGEGGGLADATARAAVRLGDFALRISGGFHWAEPFRRGGDPTIPEDQRATDGSERMQWSLGGDVRWRVDPTLSLDARAEYMQRGLSGVDRNDAGAVFDRAQLAEQMQSGLGASWTFGGGTRLATRASYAIFREQYLRDQRGASALDEHQDHREDLGQLLVQLDIPVDTHLLTFGFEELFQRLESDRLDGVGTRFRASPFAQDEWTVIDDDVRLVLVPGVRVDADSQYGTQLSPKLAVRFDPVRQLVLRASFGTGFRAPSFQELLLRFENPSVGYVVLGNPELGPETSRSYQLGAEWTPITELRGSLSLFRNDVDGLITTVTAEESPDGTLFTYGNIASATTQGIESSLTARPIRELSLAASYTFTHAWDHENDRALEGRAAHRITLSATFDHREWDLGATARWALTGERPFYVDEGLIHSPWAAQLDLRIYKRFERHLEISAGVDNVLDAGDAYLPLRPRTFYGGVRGRL, from the coding sequence GTGAGCGCCACGCGCACCGAGGTCGCGCAGGACGACAGCCCGGTGCGCGTCGAGGTGATCGATCGCGCGACGATCGAGCGCTCGGGCGCGCGTGATCTCGGCGAGCTCCTCGAGGAGCAGCCCGGTCTCCTCGTGACGCGCTCGTTCCGCGGCGACGCGATCCAGATGCAGGGCCTCGACCCCGAGCACGTGCTCGTGCTCGTCGACGGCGAGCGGGTGCCGGGCCGCGTCGGCGGCGCGATCGATCTCGGTCGCTACACGCTCGAGGACATCGAGCGCGTCGAGATCGTGCGCGGCGGATCGAGCGCGCTCTACGGCTCCGACGCGATCGCCGGCGTCGTCCACGTCATCACGCGACGCACCCGCGACGACGTCGAGCTCGACGCGAGCGCGAGCGGCGGAGGAGGCGAGGGCGGTGGGCTCGCCGATGCGACCGCGCGCGCCGCCGTGCGCCTCGGTGACTTCGCGCTGCGCATCTCGGGCGGCTTCCACTGGGCCGAGCCCTTCCGTCGCGGCGGCGATCCCACGATCCCCGAGGACCAGCGCGCGACCGACGGCAGCGAGCGCATGCAGTGGTCGCTCGGCGGCGACGTGCGCTGGCGCGTCGACCCGACGCTCTCGCTCGACGCGCGCGCCGAGTACATGCAGCGCGGTCTCTCGGGCGTCGATCGCAACGACGCGGGCGCGGTCTTCGATCGCGCGCAGCTCGCAGAGCAGATGCAGAGCGGGCTCGGCGCGTCGTGGACGTTCGGAGGCGGGACGCGCCTCGCCACCCGCGCGTCGTACGCGATCTTCCGCGAGCAGTACCTCCGCGATCAGCGCGGCGCGTCCGCGCTCGACGAGCACCAGGACCACCGCGAGGACCTCGGACAGCTCCTCGTGCAGCTCGACATCCCGGTCGACACGCACCTGCTCACGTTCGGCTTCGAAGAGCTCTTCCAGCGCCTCGAGTCGGATCGCCTCGACGGAGTCGGCACGCGCTTCCGCGCATCGCCGTTCGCGCAGGACGAGTGGACCGTGATCGACGACGACGTGCGCCTCGTGCTGGTGCCCGGCGTGCGCGTCGACGCGGACTCGCAGTACGGCACTCAGCTCTCGCCGAAGCTCGCGGTGCGCTTCGATCCGGTCCGCCAGCTCGTGCTGCGCGCGTCGTTCGGCACCGGCTTCCGCGCGCCTTCGTTCCAAGAGCTCCTGCTGCGCTTCGAGAACCCGAGCGTCGGCTACGTCGTCCTCGGCAACCCCGAGCTCGGCCCCGAGACCTCGCGCAGCTACCAGCTCGGCGCCGAGTGGACGCCGATCACCGAGCTGCGCGGATCGCTCTCGCTCTTCCGCAACGACGTCGACGGCCTCATCACGACCGTGACCGCCGAAGAGAGCCCCGACGGCACGCTCTTCACGTACGGCAACATCGCCTCCGCGACCACGCAGGGCATCGAGTCGTCGCTCACCGCGCGCCCGATCCGCGAGCTCTCGCTCGCCGCGAGCTACACGTTCACGCACGCGTGGGATCACGAGAACGATCGCGCGCTCGAGGGACGCGCCGCGCATCGCATCACGCTGAGCGCGACGTTCGATCACCGCGAGTGGGATCTCGGCGCGACCGCACGCTGGGCGCTCACCGGTGAGCGCCCGTTCTACGTCGACGAAGGGCTGATCCACTCGCCCTGGGCCGCGCAGCTCGACCTGCGCATCTACAAGCGCTTCGAGCGCCACCTCGAGATCTCCGCGGGCGTCGACAACGTGCTCGACGCCGGAGACGCGTACCTGCCGCTGCGCCCCCGCACGTTCTACGGCGGCGTCCGCGGTCGGCTGTGA